The following are encoded together in the Mesorhizobium shangrilense genome:
- a CDS encoding ABC transporter permease, translating to MTKGWKLYDKRLAWALVAPALLLLLLLLLLPILMMTVYTFFTFVTAGVEQASLTFDNWKEFLTDSYYHGFLLKTVRVGVITAVICGVVGYFPAYFIWATTFRHKWLLLLLLIVPFWISFTIRTFSWIHILGEQGLINVVLIRLGVINEPLPMLYTEGAVIMGLLHFLLPYMILNVYVSLESIDRTLIAAARSMGCTSAQAFREVTLPLSLPGLGAGLLLCFVLAAGSYVTPQLLGGSRDALFGNLIYDTIMSQLNWPMGATLSIVLFVLLGAVAAAYSRYMGLSQIMKGLSA from the coding sequence GTGACCAAAGGCTGGAAACTGTACGACAAGCGATTGGCCTGGGCCCTTGTCGCGCCGGCGCTGCTGCTTCTGCTTCTGCTCCTGCTGCTGCCGATCCTGATGATGACGGTCTATACCTTCTTCACCTTCGTCACGGCCGGCGTCGAGCAGGCGTCGCTGACCTTTGACAACTGGAAGGAATTCCTCACCGACAGCTACTATCACGGCTTCCTTTTGAAGACCGTGCGCGTCGGCGTCATCACGGCGGTGATCTGCGGTGTCGTCGGTTATTTCCCGGCCTATTTCATCTGGGCCACGACCTTCCGGCACAAATGGCTGCTGTTGCTGCTGTTGATCGTGCCGTTCTGGATAAGCTTCACCATCCGTACATTTTCCTGGATCCATATCCTGGGCGAACAGGGGCTGATCAATGTCGTGCTCATCAGGCTCGGCGTGATCAACGAGCCGCTGCCGATGCTCTACACCGAGGGCGCCGTCATCATGGGGCTGCTGCATTTCCTGCTGCCCTACATGATCCTCAACGTCTATGTCAGCCTGGAAAGCATCGACCGCACGCTGATCGCCGCCGCCCGCTCGATGGGCTGCACCAGCGCCCAGGCTTTTCGCGAGGTCACCCTGCCGCTGTCGCTGCCGGGGCTCGGCGCCGGGCTGCTGCTCTGCTTCGTCTTGGCCGCCGGCAGCTATGTGACGCCGCAGCTTCTGGGCGGCAGCCGCGACGCGCTGTTCGGCAATCTGATCTACGACACCATCATGAGCCAGCTGAACTGGCCGATGGGCGCCACGCTGTCCATCGTGCTGTTCGTCCTGCTCGGCGCGGTTGCCGCCGCCTACAGCCGCTATATGGGCCTGTCCCAGATCATGAAGGGCCTCAGTGCATGA
- a CDS encoding type II toxin-antitoxin system VapC family toxin, with amino-acid sequence MPRLYLLDTNIVIAALRGHEEVSKRLELEDLSAVRLSAIVLGELEFGAEKSAYGERNRARLSTLTGRMLLVGVDHVTTRHYGQIRALLERQGTPIGANDTWIAAQALSIGATLVTDNVREFSRVPGLGLENWLASPSA; translated from the coding sequence GTGCCGCGCCTCTACCTTCTGGATACGAACATTGTAATCGCGGCGCTGAGAGGACACGAAGAGGTCAGCAAACGCCTGGAACTGGAAGATTTAAGCGCCGTTCGGCTTTCGGCGATCGTTCTGGGCGAACTGGAATTTGGCGCGGAGAAGAGTGCGTACGGTGAGCGAAATCGAGCGCGCCTATCCACACTGACCGGACGGATGCTGTTGGTTGGCGTCGATCACGTCACGACGCGTCACTATGGTCAGATACGCGCGCTCCTCGAGCGCCAAGGGACGCCAATCGGGGCAAACGATACGTGGATCGCGGCGCAGGCACTGTCGATTGGCGCGACGCTTGTAACGGATAATGTGCGTGAGTTCTCACGTGTGCCCGGCCTTGGCTTGGAAAATTGGCTGGCTTCTCCGAGCGCTTGA
- a CDS encoding NAD(P)/FAD-dependent oxidoreductase, whose product MIASRARTDCEVAVIGAGPYGLAVASALKAAGVETRTIGGAMSFWRDHMPRGMRLRSPWHATYVGHDKGPLSLDSYAGKLGISPEQPLMLEDFVKYGLWIQAQAVPDLDPRMVGRVDAVDGGFRIALADGDGIRARRVVVATGLTNQQMIPAVFKGISGDLVSHASQHTSYEAFAGKRVAVIGRGQSACETAVFLKQSGADVELVCRGDIHWLGYRALSGKQAWSLRDFLSERLASPSRVGPFPISWLVEVPGFVHHFPEAARAGLNRRSLGAGATGWLRPGFDGIRVNAGSRIVSAAAKGQGIELRFEKDAGTFDHVLLGTGYEIDIAKLGLFSQDMLATIARRGGMPILSAGLESSIPGLHFVGASAVGSYGPLMRFTAGTPFAARTVARFVRKARGRR is encoded by the coding sequence ATGATCGCTTCCAGGGCCAGGACCGATTGCGAGGTGGCGGTGATCGGGGCCGGGCCCTACGGGCTGGCCGTCGCTTCCGCGTTGAAGGCAGCGGGTGTCGAGACTCGCACTATCGGCGGTGCGATGTCGTTCTGGCGCGACCACATGCCGAGGGGTATGCGGCTGCGCTCGCCCTGGCATGCAACCTATGTCGGCCACGACAAGGGGCCGCTGTCGCTGGATTCCTATGCGGGCAAGCTCGGCATCTCGCCGGAGCAACCGTTGATGCTCGAGGATTTCGTCAAGTATGGGTTGTGGATCCAGGCGCAGGCCGTGCCGGACCTCGATCCGCGCATGGTCGGCCGCGTCGATGCGGTCGACGGCGGGTTTCGCATTGCTCTGGCCGATGGAGATGGCATTCGTGCAAGGCGCGTCGTCGTTGCCACCGGCCTGACGAACCAGCAGATGATCCCCGCCGTCTTCAAGGGAATTTCCGGCGATCTGGTCAGCCATGCCAGCCAGCATACCAGCTACGAGGCGTTTGCCGGCAAACGGGTCGCCGTCATCGGGCGCGGGCAGAGCGCCTGCGAAACCGCGGTGTTCCTCAAGCAAAGCGGGGCCGACGTCGAGTTGGTCTGCCGTGGCGACATTCATTGGCTGGGCTACCGGGCGCTGTCGGGAAAACAGGCCTGGAGCTTGCGCGATTTCCTTTCGGAGCGGCTGGCGTCGCCGTCCAGGGTCGGGCCTTTCCCGATCTCCTGGCTGGTCGAGGTTCCCGGCTTCGTGCACCATTTTCCGGAAGCGGCCCGGGCCGGACTCAACAGGCGCAGCCTGGGCGCCGGCGCGACAGGCTGGCTGCGGCCGGGTTTCGACGGCATCAGGGTCAATGCCGGCAGCAGGATCGTCAGCGCAGCCGCCAAGGGGCAGGGTATCGAGCTGCGGTTCGAGAAGGACGCGGGCACTTTCGACCACGTGCTTTTGGGCACGGGCTACGAGATCGATATCGCCAAGCTCGGACTGTTTTCGCAGGACATGCTCGCCACGATCGCGCGCCGGGGTGGAATGCCGATCCTGTCGGCAGGGCTCGAATCCAGCATTCCCGGCCTGCATTTCGTCGGCGCCAGCGCCGTCGGCAGCTACGGCCCGCTGATGCGCTTCACCGCCGGCACTCCGTTCGCGGCGCGGACCGTGGCGCGTTTCGTGCGCAAGGCGAGGGGCAGGCGTTAG
- a CDS encoding ATP-grasp domain-containing protein produces the protein MLPQLEMAQLEMDDPVSSRPAGVVILGGAHGTLALARSLGARKVPVWLVSSDTPLPRFSRYAHRTITWPGPREEGAVAFLLELAATSGLQGFVLIPSGDAEVGLVSQAFDQLSAVFDVVLPPWERLKWVCEKPLLYRRARELGLAVPLTYELGSLEQAATTELRFPVVLKPNMGGRSRFARAKAVLADNQEKFLSAYTWAAEQVGIENVVVQEMIPGGGESQFSYAALWNRGKPVAEFTARRTRQFPVDFGYTSTFVEIVDEPQLVEAARLLLRSIGHHGLVEVEFKRDARDGSMKILDVNPRPWTWFGLAAAAGVDLGAILWAVRSGERVEAVSVRPNTSWMYLVRDVVAAAKLITGGRLNIPAYLRAFGSVRAWATFSAGDPVPGLIDIPLTGWRVLTRRILRIR, from the coding sequence ATGCTTCCCCAATTAGAGATGGCCCAGTTAGAGATGGATGACCCTGTTTCCAGCCGGCCCGCCGGGGTGGTTATTCTTGGCGGGGCGCATGGCACGCTGGCGCTGGCCAGGAGCCTTGGCGCGCGGAAAGTGCCGGTATGGCTGGTCAGCTCCGACACGCCCTTGCCGCGCTTCTCGCGTTACGCGCACCGAACCATCACCTGGCCAGGCCCCAGGGAAGAGGGCGCCGTCGCCTTCCTGCTCGAGCTGGCGGCGACCTCGGGGTTGCAGGGCTTTGTCCTGATCCCCAGCGGCGATGCGGAAGTTGGCCTTGTGTCGCAAGCCTTCGATCAATTGTCTGCAGTATTCGACGTGGTGCTGCCGCCTTGGGAGCGGCTGAAATGGGTTTGCGAAAAACCGCTACTCTACCGTCGGGCGCGCGAACTGGGCCTCGCCGTTCCGCTGACCTATGAGCTTGGTTCGCTGGAGCAGGCCGCCACCACTGAGCTGCGCTTTCCGGTCGTGCTCAAACCGAACATGGGCGGGCGCAGCCGTTTTGCCCGCGCCAAGGCGGTTCTCGCCGACAACCAGGAAAAGTTCCTGAGCGCCTACACATGGGCGGCCGAGCAGGTCGGCATCGAGAATGTCGTCGTCCAGGAGATGATACCGGGCGGTGGCGAGAGCCAGTTTTCCTATGCGGCGCTGTGGAACCGAGGCAAGCCGGTGGCGGAATTCACCGCGCGCCGCACGCGGCAGTTTCCCGTCGACTTCGGATATACCAGCACCTTCGTCGAGATCGTCGACGAACCGCAACTGGTCGAGGCCGCGCGGCTGCTTCTGCGATCGATCGGCCATCACGGGCTGGTCGAGGTGGAATTCAAACGCGATGCCCGCGACGGCTCGATGAAGATACTCGACGTCAATCCACGGCCCTGGACATGGTTCGGCCTGGCCGCCGCCGCCGGCGTCGATCTCGGCGCCATACTGTGGGCGGTCCGGTCGGGTGAGAGGGTCGAAGCCGTCTCGGTGCGGCCGAACACATCCTGGATGTATCTGGTTCGCGATGTTGTCGCGGCGGCCAAGTTGATCACAGGCGGCCGGCTGAACATCCCAGCCTATTTGCGCGCGTTTGGTTCGGTGAGGGCATGGGCGACATTTTCGGCTGGCGATCCCGTGCCCGGCTTGATCGACATACCATTGACAGGGTGGCGCGTTCTGACCCGGCGTATACTTCGCATCCGATGA
- a CDS encoding type II toxin-antitoxin system Phd/YefM family antitoxin translates to MKSVSIVEAKAHFSALLAEVEGGEEIALTRHGKVIARLVPDYPRKAADAFRDLWADADEIDLIAPEDTPAEAVASLDD, encoded by the coding sequence ATGAAGAGCGTTTCCATCGTTGAGGCGAAAGCGCACTTTTCCGCCTTGCTGGCCGAGGTCGAGGGTGGTGAGGAAATTGCCCTCACCCGGCACGGCAAGGTGATTGCGCGTCTTGTTCCGGACTATCCGCGCAAGGCGGCCGACGCCTTTCGCGATCTGTGGGCCGACGCCGATGAAATCGACCTGATCGCGCCTGAAGACACGCCGGCCGAGGCTGTGGCCTCGTTGGATGACTAG